AATGGGTTTGGTGTGGTAAAAATAGCTAATGGGATGGAAAAGGGATTCGTAAAGGTTAAATGTGGTGAAACAGGATTAattcaatgaaaaaaagaattatcatGATGGAAATTAGCTTAATATCGCAAACAAATATTAACATGAGAAAAAAGGGGTTAGTGTGATAAAAAATTGGATTCatgtgatgaaaaatataaactaatagCGTGATGAAAAATGGGCGTTCGTTATAACATAGGCAGATTACACATCGGTTGAACTTACAGACGAATTCTCCATACTTACAGCTACCCATGACTGGCAACCGATCTGGAGACGTGAGCAGATTTCTTCAGGATTCTTTGGATAAGCTGCGTCTCTCTTATGTGGATCTCTATCTTATCCACAGTCCAGTCGGGATGAAGGGTAAGAGGCGGCAGGAACNNNNNNNNNNNNNNNNNNNNNNNNNNNNNNNNNNNNNNNNNNNNNNNNNNNNNNNNNNNNNNNNNNNNNNNNNNNNNNNNNNNNNNNNNNNNNNNNNNNNNNNNNNNNNNNNNNNNNNNNNNNNNNNNNNNNNNNNNNNNNNNNNNNNNNNNNNNNNNNNNNNNNNNNNNNNNNNNNNNNNNNNNNNNNNNNNNNNNNNNNNNNNNNNNNNNNNNNNNNNNNNNNNNNNNNNNNNNNNNNNNNNNNNNNNNNNNNNNNNNNNNNNNNNNNNNNNNNNNNNNNNNNNNNNNNNNNNNNNNNNNNNNNNNNNNNNNNNNNNNNNNNNNNNNNNNNNNNNNNNNNNNNNNNNNNNNNNNNNNNNNNNNNNNNNNNNNNNNNNNNNNNNNNNNNNNNNNNNNNNNNNNNNNNNNNNNNNNNNNNNNNNNNNNNNNNNNNNNNNNNNNNNNNNNNNNNNNNNNNNNNNNNNNNNNNNNNNNNNNNNNNNNNNNNNNNNNNNNNNNNNNNNNNNNNNNNNNNNNNNNNNNNNNNNNNNNNNNNNNNNNNNNNNNNNNNNNNNNNNNNNNNNNNNNNNNNNNNNNNNNNNNNNNNNNNNNNNNNNNNNNNNNNNNNNNNNNNNNNNNNNNNNNNNNNNNNNNNNNNNNNNNNNNNNNNNNNNNNNNNNNNNNNCATTTCAAAACGTGCAGTACATTAAACCAACTTTATAAGCATCAATAACTCATTTAGACAAAGAGAAcgttcccttcccttgcctcagAACACACTATAATTCTTACACCGATTTCAGCCAACCGCAAGGGCGAGTTTGACATGGACACAAACCACGAGGAAATCTATAAGGCTATGGAAGAACAGGTAAGTTAACATGAAGAACGGTGAGTGATGTATTGAGGTACTGTGTTTTTATTGTAAGGACTTGAGAGTATGTGTtacagctgatatatatatacacatcgatgATGTCNNNNNNNNNNNNNNNNNNNNNNNNNNNNNNNNNNNNNNNNNNNNNNNNGAGCGACGTAACCTTNNNNNNNNNNNNNNNNNNNNNNNNNNNNNNNNNNNNNNNNNNNNNNNNNNNNNNNNNNNNNNNNNNNNNNNNNNNNNNNNNNNNNNNNNNNNNNNNNNNNNNNNNNNNNNNNNNNNNNNNNNNNNNNNNNNNNNNNNNNNNNNNNNNNNNNNNNNNNNNNNNNNNNNNNNNNNNNNNNNNNNNNNNNNNNNNNNNNNNNNNNNNNNNNNNNNNNNNNNNNNNNNNNNNNNNNNNNNNNNNNNNNNNNNNNNNNNNNNNNNNNNNNNNNNNNNNNNNNNNNNNNNNNNNNNNNNNNNNNNNNNNNNNNNTCCAAAGCGAACAGTAATCGACTATAAGCCTCAATCTCGATTGGTAGATTGATTGTGGGAGAGATTGTTCCAGCGCCAACTCTTCAAGGCACAGATCCATGGTCACTCGTCACCAACCGATgccagaaataataacaatcataNNNNNNNNNNNNNNNNNNNNNNNNNNNNNNNNNNNNNNNNNNNNNNNNNNNNNNNNNNNNNNNNNNNNNNNNNNNNNNNNNNNNNNNNNNNNNNNNNNNNNNNNNNNNNNNNNNNNNNNNNNNNNNNNNNNNNNNNNNNNNNNNNNNNNNNNNNNNNNNNNNNNNNNNNNNNNNNNNNNNNNNNNNNNNNNNNNNNNNNNNNNNNNNNNNNNNNNNNNNNNNNNNNNNNNNNNNNNNNNNNNNNNNNNNNNNNNNNNNNNNNNNNNNNNNNNNNNNNNNNNNNNNNNNNNNNNNNNNNNNNNNNNNNNNNNNNNNNNNNNNNNNNNNNNNNNNNNNNNNNNNNNNNNNNNNNNNNNNNNNNNNNNNNNNNNNNNNNNNNNNNNNNNNNNNNNNNNNNNNNNNNNNNNNNNNNNNNNNNNNNNNNNNNNNNNNNNNNNNNNNNNNNNNNNNNNNNNNNNNNNNNNNNNNNNNNNNNNNNNNNNNNNNNNNNNNNNNNNNNNNNNNNNNNNNNNNNNNNNNNNNNNNNNNNNNNNNNNNNNNNNNNNNNNNNNNNNNNNNNNNNNNNNNNNNNNNNNNNNNNNNNNNNNNNNNNNNNNNNNNNNNNNNNNNNNNNNNNNNNNNNNNNNNNNNNNNNNNNNNNNNNNNNNNNNNNNNNNNNNNNNNNNNNNNNNNNNNNNNNNNNNNNNNNNNNNNNNNNNNNNNNNNNNNNNNNNNNNNNNNNNNNNNNNNNNNNNNNNNNNNNNNNNNNNNNNNNNNNNNNNNNNNNNNNNNNNNNNNNNNNNNNNNNNNNNNNNNNNNNNNNNNNNNNNNNNNNNNNNNNNNNNNNNNagcaaagacgtcgtcgacatacctctcTGGNNNNNNNNNNNNNNNNNNNNNNNNNNNNNNNNNNNNNNNNNNNNNNNNNNNNNNNNNNNNNNNNNNNNNNNNNNNNNNNNNNNNNNNNNNNNNNNNNNNNNNNNNNNNNNNNNNNNNNNNNNNNNNNNNNNNNNNNNNNNNNNNNNNNNNNNNNNNNNNNNNNNNNNNNNNNNNNNNNNNNNNNNNNNNNNNNNNNNNNNNNNNNNNNNNNNNNNNNNNNNNNNNNNNNNNNNNNNNNNNNNNNNNNNNNNNNNNNNNNNNNNNNNNNNNNNNNNNNNNNNNNNNNNNNNNNNNNNNNNNNNNNNNNNNNNNNNNNNNNNNNNNNNNNNGATACAACAAATGCCCATTAAATCATGTGGCCTCTTCCAGGTGGACGCAGGCAAAGCAAAAGCCATTGGCCTCTCGAACTTCAACAGCAAACAGATTGAAAGGATTTTaaagggtgaggagagagtgattcacacgtgtgtacttgtgtgtttgtatgtttgtattttctttggttttaatATGAAATAACTACCGCGAGTATTCTCACGTTACTTATCCTCTTGATGGTATTAAATAGCATTGATGTTAAATTCATACATTCCAAAAAGCTACTAGTTTCTATATACTTCTTAATTCTATAAAATCGTTTTAATTCACCTTCGATGCCAGTGTGCCGCATCAAGCCAGCCAACCTGCAGGTGGAAGTCCACGTGTACCACCAGCAGAAGGCGCTGCGAGAGCTCTGTCGCGCCTTTGACATCTCCGTCTGCNNNNNNNNNNNNNNNNNNNNNNNNNNNNNNNNNNNNNNNNNNNNNNNNNNNNNNNNNNNNNNNNNNNNNNNNNNNNNNNNNNNNNNNNNNNNNNNNNNNNNNNNNNNNNNNNNNNNNNNNNNNNNNNNNNNNNNNNNNNNNNNNNNNNNNNNNNNNNNNNNNNNNNNNNNNNNNNNNNNNNNNNNNNNNNNNNNNNNNNNNNNNNNNNNNNNNNNNNNNNNNNNNNNNNNNNNNNNNNNNNNNNNNNNNNNNNNNNNNNNNNNNNNNNNNNNNNNNNNNNNNNNNNNNNNNNNNNNNNNNNNNNNNNNNNNNNNNNNNNNNNNNNNNNNNNNNNNNNNNNNNNNNNNNNNNNNNNNNNNNNNNNNNNNNNNNNNNNNNNNNNNNNNNNNNNNNNNNNNNNNNNNNNNNNNNNNNNNNNNNNNNNNNNNNNNNNNNNNNNNNNNNNNNNNNNNNNNNNNNNNNNNNNNNNNNNNNNNNNNNNNNNNNNNNNNNNNNNNNNNNNNNNNNNNNNNNNNNNNNNNNNNNNNNNNNNNNNNNNNNNNNNNNNNNNNNNNNNNNNNNNNNNNNNNNNNNNNNNNNNNNNNNNNNNNNNNNNNNNNNNNNNNNNNNNNNNNNNNNNNNNNNNNNNNNNNNNNNNNNNNNNNNNNNNNNNNNNNNNNNNNNNNNNNNNNNNNNNNNNNNNNNNNNNNNNNNNNNNNNNNNNNNNNNNNNNNNNNNNNNNNNNNNNNNNNNNNNNNNNNNNNNNNNNNNNNNNNNNNNNNNNNNNNNNNNNNNNNNNNNNNGAAAATCTATCATTAAGCACAAACTCTAAAGAAATCTATAAGTCATTgggatgaaacaaaaaaagaatcgtTGCGAATCTTTCGTTGGCAGATCCGACGAATACCCGATCCTTCTGCAGCATCCTGTGGTGACGTCAGTGGCCGAGCGCCTTGGTAGGACCCCAGCGCAGGTCCTCCTCAGGTTTTTGATCCAGAACAACTTGGTCGTCATTCCGAAGTCCACCAATCAGAAACGAGTCAAAGAGAACTTCAGTGTGAGTGTTTTATCTANNNNNNNNNNNNNNNNNNNNNNNNNNNNNNNNNNNNNNNNNNNNNNNNNNNNNNNNNNNNNNNNNNNNNNNNNNNNNNNNNNNNNNNNNNNNNNNNNNNNNNNNNNNNNNNNNNNNNNNNNNNNNNNNNNNNNNNNGTNNNNNNNNNNNNNNNNNNNNNNNNNNNNNNNNNNNNNNNNNNNNNNNNNNNNNNNNNNNNNNNNNNNNNNNNNNNNNNNNNNNNNNNNNNNNNNNNNNNNNNNNNNNNNNNNNNNNNNNNNNNNNNNNNNNNNNNNNNNNNNNNNNNNNNNNNNNNNNNNNNNNNNNNNNNNNNNNNNNNNNNNNNNNNNNNNNNNNNNNNNNNNNNNNNNNNNNNNNNNNNNNNNNNNNNNNNNNNNNNNNNNNNNNNNNNNNNNNNNNNNNNNNNNNNNNNNNNNNNNNNNNNNNNNNNNNNNNNNNNNNNNNNNNNNNNNNNNNNNNNNNNNNNNNNNNNNNNNNNNNNNNNNNCCNNNNNNNNNNNNNNNNNNNNNNNNNNNNNNNNNNNNNNNNNNNNNNNNNNNNNNNNNNNNNNNNNNNNNNNNNNNNNNNNNNNNNNNTNNNNNNNNNNNNNNNNNNNNNNNNNNNNNNNNNNNNNNNNNNNNNNNNNNNNNNNNNNNNNNNNNNNNNNNNNNNNNNNNNNNNNNNNNNNNNNNNNNNNNNNNNNNNNNNNNNNNNNNNNNNNNNNNNNNNNNNNNNNNNNNNNNNNNNNNNNNNNNNNNNNNNNNNNNNNNNNNNNNNNNNNNNNNNNNNNNNNNNNNNNNNNNNNNNNNNNNNNNNNNNNNNNNNNNNNNNNNNNNNNNNNNNNNNNNNNNNNNNNNNNNNNNNNNNNNNNNNNNNNNNNNcccatatttcacacacaaataACCCCCACAATCATGCTGCCCCAAAGGTGTTTGACTTCGAGCTGAGCCGCGAAGACATGGCATCGCTGGAAGCCCTGGACCGGAAAGGCAACGGACGCATTATAGACTTCAAGTCATTGTTCAAAGGGTAAGTTCCTCGCGTGAATAAATTATGACTTCATTATATGTCTGAGAATAGATGCCAAAGAGTAAGCAAAAAGTTAGATATCGTTCCCCGAAGCACTTCCTGAGATATTGCTAGCGACTATTTTGGGACACCTTACGTACATGTTTTTACTCGTAAATAAACTACAAACACGGTGNNNNNNNNNNNNNNNNNNNNNNNNNNNNNNNNNNNNNNNNNNNNNNNNNNNNNNNNNNNNNNNNNNNNNNNNNNNNNNNNNNNNNNNNNNNNNNNNNNNNNNNNNNNNNNNAACATAATATCCTACTCAGGAAACATACACATCTGTGTTTCGAATACATAGTTTACGGGTTCGAAATCGTCCAAGCGAGATACGCTTAACATGTAAATTGTTCATAGCAATATTACACACATGTCTTCAACCTATACATGTACATCACTGTTTGGCAGGATCGAGAACCATCCGGAATGGCCCTTCAGCATCCCCTACTAGACGACTTAAGAAGAAAATGCAGAGCCTAGAGACGACCTTATACTCGACACCGGATTGAATTAGTGTTTCATGTGTCTTGATTATTCAACTAAAAGCGGCCGAGAGGTTTTGTGCTGACNNNNNNNNNNNNNNNNNNNNNNNNNNNNNNNNNNNNNNNNNNNNNNNNNNNNNNNNNNNNNNNNNNNNNNNNNNNNNNNNNNNNNNNNNNNNNNNNNNNNNNNNNNNNNNNNNNNNNNNNNNNNNNNNNNNNNNNNNNNNNNNNNNNNNNNNNNNNNNNNNNNNNNNNNNNNNNNNNNNNNNNNNNNNNNNNNNNNNNNNNNNNNNNNNNNNNNNNNNNNNNNNNNNNNNNNNNNNNNNNNNNNNNNNNNNNNNNNNNNNNNNNNNNNNNNNNNNNNNNNNNNNNNNNNNNNNNNNNNNNNNNNNNNNNNNNNNNNNNNNNNNNNNNNNNNNNNNNNNNNNNNNNNNNNNNNNNNNNNNNNNNNNNNNNNNNNNNNNNNNNNNNNNNNNNNNNNNNNNNNNNNNNNNNNNNNNNNNNNNNNNNNNNNNNNNNNNNNNNNNNAAACGCTGCTTCTGCAATGAAtatttactattgctattgctgttatgaCCAGAGGCACAGGGCAAAATCAAATAACGCAGAGTTATGCCAATGAATGTTCCCATTGTATTTCCTGGACAAGACGCTCATTTTATatgctttatattattttatatgcccTTCTGTTTATTACATACCTATCTTATCCACTCATATACAATAATGTAACTTTCCTTTTTATAATCTTGTCATATAAATAATTCCCTATATCTCACTGATTCACGGAAAGTCTTCTGTGTGGAGCGGTGAAGCAACACATCTcgtaggagaggtggaggaagctCTCACCTGAGGAACTTCTGGAAGCCCCTATAACACCACGAAACGAAACAGATACATTTAGGAGGTCACCTCCGACCCTTCAATCTTTCNNNNNNNNNNNNNNNNNNNNNNNNNNNNNNNNNNNNNNNNNNNNNNNNNNNNNNNNNNNNNNNNNNNNNNNNNNNNNNNNNNNNNNNNNNNNNNNNNNNNNNNNNNNNNNNNNNNNNNNNNNNNNNNNNNNNNNNNNNNNNNNNNNNNNNNNNNNNNNNNNNNNNNNNNNNNNNNNNNNNNNNNNNNNNNNNNNNNNNNNNNNNNNNNNNNNNNNNNNNNNNNNNNNNNNNNNNNNNNNNNNNNNNNNNNNNNNNNNNNNNNNNNNNNNNNNNNNNNNNNNNNNNCTTCTTCCTTCAAGACCATCATCTCGAGGTTCCTTTCAGTAAATATGATTATTAAGCGGTAAttatagaatagaaaaaatatatgttttgcgctttctgtccatatacatatagatataagttACATAACTAAAATGTCCATCATGTAAACCTAAAATATGTTGTACTTTCATATAAAAAGGTCACTCCCTTAATATTTTATCTGTTCCATCAAAACAAGGCCTTTGTATGGGAacaacatatactgtatatatttttattgcagtGCAAGTACATATCATTTCTGGAATGATGTTTTTTAGGCCAAATAAACTGGTTCGTGGTGGTTGTATACCCTCCTGGCTACCACCTGGCTATCGCCTCGACCCTGCtatctattttaaatttgttacattttttaatgattatccTTCCCACaaatgcatgtacacatatgcatatatgcttatatgtatggttattccgcatacttatctatatacacGTCCCCGGTGGTCGG
The sequence above is a segment of the Penaeus monodon isolate SGIC_2016 chromosome 25, NSTDA_Pmon_1, whole genome shotgun sequence genome. Coding sequences within it:
- the LOC119589367 gene encoding aldo-keto reductase family 1 member A1-like, yielding MASRIPAVTLHNGGKMPMVGLGTYQGHDAEMRQVLNVALECGYRHIDTATVYENEVEIGDVLHEWLSSGRVAREELFVVTKLPMTGNRSGDVSRFLQDSLDKLRLSYVDLYLIHSPVGMKANRKGEFDMDTNHEEIYKAMEEQVDAGKAKAIGLSNFNSKQIERILKVCRIKPANLQVEVHVYHQQKALRELCRAFDISNRCESFVGRSDEYPILLQHPVVTSVAERLGRTPAQVLLRFLIQNNLVVIPKSTNQKRVKENFSVFDFELSREDMASLEALDRKGNGRIIDFKSLFKGIENHPEWPFSIPY